Part of the Cyprinus carpio isolate SPL01 chromosome A23, ASM1834038v1, whole genome shotgun sequence genome, AGGATGGGATCGTCATGGCGATGATGTCAGCGGAGCAGGTGAGCGATATCCCAGAATCTCTTGATCTGGAATTTATGTGGTGTGAAGGTGATGTGGGAGCAGTATTGTGTGTTACCTGTTTGTGTTTTACGTGCAAGCCACGCAGCGACCCGGGTgagagaacaacacacacacacacacacacacacacaccacacaccacacacaccacacacacacacacacacacacaccacacatatacacacacacacaccacacatacacaaactcgcacacacacacacacacacacacacaccacacacactctctctctctcacacacacacacaaagacacacacacacagacacacacacacacactctctctctctctctcctctctctcactcacaccacacacacgcacacacacacacacgctcacctcacacacacacacacacacacacacacacacacacacacacacacacacacacacacacacagagtcaggaAATCAAAGGTTAGAATAATAGGAcatcactgaaaaataaatgaacacataatGATGAAGCTGTctgaatacattataaaaacatttttgtaagctTTCTTAAGCAAAATTGCATAACATATTAAGACTCGTTTTCagtgaatatatttattacaataatatataatttttagccCATTGGCAtctttgaaaaatatatgtttaaaacaagatcTGTGgcattattgttaacaaaaactattaattaattaatattaatagtcttcattcatttaaataaatctgaagtaaaatacaatttaaaaaaaacaatataaatattaggggggaaaaatatgaacattagaaacgttgccttggcaaataactgaaataaaataagctgattttattattattattattattattattgttattgttattatcattattatgtaatttatttactaaaactgaaaaacaaaatttaggctaaatagaaataaaaaaaattacaaattaaaacgaattaaaaatattaataaatactataataacaaATGGCAATATTTGTCATTAAAATCAATtctgattattttgttttaatggtgtAATGTACTGTTATAGTTTGTATTGATATAAtgagtttgttttcatttttatattttctgtttttgttttaattttagtgaaagttttttgtgttttgtgcatgtttttaatcattttcattatttttattattttaaatgtctgaatagttttattatttttattgtgatatatatacgtacatatatatatatatatataatttttttttcagttaatgtttattttattttattttaattgttgaaaatatatatttttaaaggttttagttttagtttttgtttaattctaAAAACCATGGACTGCGTAGCAAAGCACTGGTGGcatcttcatttaattatttttttttgtttgtttttatttttgtttgtttttttttttttgtgtgtttttttgtttgggttgAATTGGGATTGTTATGTGTTTTCATATTGTTATCTCTCGGTCTTTGAGGAAGCTGATAAAGGCTTATTGATCGTACAGTAATAATTAGTGTGTAATTATGAGACTCTGTAAGGCTGCTGCTGGTGTGGAGATAAAACTCCCAGAATCCACTGCAGCACTTCTGAAAGACAGGAAGTGATTTGTAGCATCATGAGTTAGTTTTCTCTGATTGTATTGATTGTGATTTATGAGGGTTATAAGGTTTAGTCTCTTTAGTTtctggttttttgttgttttattgtgttaatgtAGTTACAGTAAAACATCTAGAAATCTTTGAAACAAGATACGTTTCTGAAGAAGCAAATAATGCATGACATCACTcgtttttacattattaatgattacaatacattattaataacatttattagtagtagtagtatttttcttaccccattggcaacTTTAAGATGTttcaaattaataacaataataataattattattattatatattttatattgttatatattatttatttttcttactcctTTGGCAACTTTGTCAAATATATGTTTACAACAAGAACAGACATATCTGCCTGTTACtgttctattaaaatatttaaaataattttctttaaatgaaatcatgctaaaataaaatgaaaaataaatattagacaaAATGCTTGAActtcttaaacttaaaaaaagagtaaaatataaaggttagaaatgttgccttaaataatataaataaaataatcttaagtttaaatactaaaattactaaaactgagtaaaaaatattttaggaaataatacaaatgtcaaaagcaaatactaaaattaaaactgaaaagataaaaatgaaagctaatttaataaatattagtaataatattaatatatgcaatattagtgtataatataaaattaaaatataaaataataataatatgatatataataatttataataaatataaataacactgtcCATATTTGGCCATAAACTTAAAATCAAAATCTGTTCtcttgaaatttatttaaatttattttgcttttaatgaTGTTTAGTAAAATAACTTTCCTGGTAAATATTACTTTTCACTGATAAAATAACTTTACTTTgcgaaaataattcaaaatggaaTTCAATATATTGTTTCATACAATACAGATGACTCATTCACAGCAGcttcattattcagatcaattcagttcagtggagattgtgtgtgtgtgtgtgtgtgtgtgtgtgtgtgtgtgtgtgtgtgtgtgtgtgtgtgtgtgtgtgtgtcgcccCCTGCAGGCCCGTACTGTAACCGCACGTGGGATGGATGGCTCTGTTGGGGAGACTCCGCCCCCGGCACCGCTGTCCAGCTCTGCCCCGCCTACTTCCAGGACTTTGATCCAACCGGTGAGCTGATGATGTCATAATCACAGTAACACAGCCTCTGCATGACATAACTAATAGCAGATCATAGAAATGTTATCCCATAATTTATATATACCACCAACAATACATGCAGTGTGGTCCAAAAGTCTGTGACCATGTTGAAAtctgggatatatatatatatatatatatatataatagatatatatatatatatatatatatatatatatatatatttatgtatgtgtttgtatatatatatatatattagggctgtaaagcgattcaaatttttaatctaattaattacattgcaaaaaataatcacacatcaaatattatatttgattcaacatacaTTCAATAATCTTTAATTCTTAGAAGaaaatattagttatatattatatagttatacagtatatataattattaatttaagtattctgaattttaacacattttatatatatatatatataatatattttaatatatatatatatatatatatatatatatatatattatatcaatatatttacactttttgcaaaatttgacaaattatCAGCGTCATTTGATgatagattttgaaaaaaaaaaaacctttttttttcccagaacaaTTTTTCTTTATCATTATCAATAAAACCATTACTAACTATAAACCATTAAACTTATGAATTCagctgataataaaaaataacatagtTTTATGACACCTGATTTTAtgaaaattgctaaaaaaaaatatatatatatatatatatatagtgttaaacttttaataaattgttgttaaattgcaTAAGTTTTATGATTGAATTCAAGTTTGAAAATTGATTTCATAATTCCCTATTATAATACaagaattttaataaattaaatttaataaataaaaatgataaaaaaaatcaaataacatctgttttgttaaaaatcatatatatatatatatatgtatatatatgttatttaaataaaatctgctttgttaaaaaaaattatatatgaactaaaacgaattttaaaaaaaatcatttacgttatttgaaataaaataaatgttaactgacaTAAAAATAACAGATTACTAggcacataaaaatattttttgctaagcttttaataaattgttgttaaattgcaTAAGTTTTATGGTTGAATTCAAGTTTGAAAATTGATTTCATAGTTCCCGatcataatacaatataataattataatatataattataatccctattataaaagtgttttaataaattaaattcagtcaataaaaatgattaaattgttacatttgttcatgaattaaattgaatagacatgctttttgattgttaaaatttaattaaagcataataaaaaataaaacatagaataaaacagatttctaaagccctaaaaatgtaattttggttAACTTTTCAATAAACTgttgtgaaaatgaatgaattgaattagccatgcttttttaaatataaaaattaaagtgaaaaaataaaaacgaattagggaaataataaaatggatttttttttttttactgatttacttaaattaaacttttatttattttttttttatttttttttactgttttttatttttaatttaaccattaaaatggaattttaaaaaaaagtttcacttgaaaaaaggtgatttatttttatttttttccaaattaaatgtGTGATGCACACAAACTCTCCTCACATTATCTTCGATCAGAGAAAGTGACCAAAGTGTGTGACTCAGACGGTCAGTGGTTTCGTCACCCGGAGAGCAACCGTCTGTGGTCCAATTACACGCAGTGCTCCGCGTACACTAAGCAGAAACTCAAGGTCAGAGCTTCACTTTTACACGTCAGACCAATCCTTCAGAATCCTGCCTGTCTTAACCTCTGTGTGTCTCCCGCAGCTCACGTTAGTGAATTATTATCTGGCGATGGTGGGGCACGTCCTGTCCATCATCTCGCTGCTCATCTCCATCTGCATCTTCTCATACTTCAAGTACGTCACATAAAGACTCACATGATGTCTCTGTCAGTCTGTGATCATAAAAGCAGAATCAGTGTCTCTGAGGAGACAGACGCAGatcgtttctgtatttgtgaaAGCTTTAAATGATGTCTGCGCAGGTGTTTGAGCTGCCAGCGAATCACGCTTCATAAAAACATGTTCACCTCCTTCATCCTGAACTCGTTCGCCACCATCGGCTGGTTCTACTTCGTCATCGGAGATCAGACCAGAACAGACTCAGTAAGTGCATATATACACTCTAATTAACACTTACTGTAACTTACTGTAcagaggttttcaaactgggttgcaaataaatatgcattacaaatatgtcaaaatgaATGTGTGCacttgaaatattaatgcaatttgtaataataaaaaaagctgataatatctgttttgtatgttatttaaataaaatatgttttgttaaaaaaaatatttttatatattaactaaaactaattttaaaatatcatttacgttatttgaaataaaataaatgttaactgacataaaatataaaaaattctaaattatttttattttcagttttatttcagccattcttatttttgtttagtttaacttgaagtactaaaataactaaaactgaattaatttaatctaattaaattaaaaataataaacagaaattaataaaaactatatagacatattgaaaaaaaacttcattgttaaaaaagaatcatatgtatttttatgtattttaactgaaactaaaactataaaaaatatttttgttacttaaaataaaatgcaaaaaaaacttttttatttcagttttatttcagcaattctcatttttgtttagtttagcaAAGTACtaaaaaactacaactgaaataactaaaactaagtaaactaaaactaataaacagaaattaacaaaaactatatagaataattgacaaaaaaaagtttaaaaatcatatatatgttaaaattttaactaaaactaaaaccataaaaaattagttattttaaattaaattaaaaaaaaacttttacttcagttttatttcagcaattctcatttttgtttagttaaacaaagaactaaaaaactaaaactaaaataactaaaacaaagtaaactaaaactaataattaaatagtaatatatttacaaaacatgtattaaaatatactaaaacgtttactaaaattaaactaaaaacagaaaacaaagataaaatataattcaaaatattaacaaactatAATAGTTTCTCAATACTACTTAAATAACACTAATGTATAcagtgcatatatatacacagtatgttcctatgtgttaataataaatatagtaaaatagtaaaaaacaaaacagtaaatatttcctacataacataatattttatcataattgtaatgttttaaataataataataatgtcatatttcAGCCATTTGCTTTGtatcattacaaaataaatatatatataataatatacattatctGATTTAATAATCACCATAACTCCtcgtgtatgtgtgtaaaaatgCTCGGCAATAAATCTCATTCTGATTTCTTCTGAGTTCTTTGATTAAACAGTGTTATGACTATATATTTAAGGAAGCGGGCTTGGGCtgatgttgttgttggtgttcaGTCTCAGATCGGCTGTAAGCTGCTGGCTAGTATCATGCACTACACGTCCTGCTCTAATTATTTCTGGATGCTGTGTGAGGGGATCTATCTGCACACGCTCATCATCGTGGCCGTGTTCGTGGGCGAGCAGCAGCTGGGCTGGTATTACGTCCTCGGCTGGGGTACGCTCTCACGTTCACCTCCGTTCCCTTCAGACTTTAATCTGACGCTGCATTCCTCTCTTTACGAATGAGTTCATCTCTGACCCTTTCATGACCTCACTCTCAGAAATGAGTCGtttctatgtttttttatgttcactCAGCTTTTAGCTTTTAAAAACTACTGCAGATGTTTTAGATAGTTATTTATgttagtaaaacttttttttattaacttatgtTTCATGTTGTGCTGTGTTTTGTGTatcacatgtactgtatgtatatctgGGCTTTAACAGGTTGAGTTTTCTCTGGCCAGGCTgacacacatatgcatatatatattttatttcagctattaactgtaactaattaaataaaatttgtgtgtttgttcacagccgttaaaaaaaaaaaaactttctttctttttttttttaaagaaattattacttttattcagcaaggacgcattaaattgataaaaagtaatattaaagatgtattattgttagaaaagatttctatttcaaataaatgctgttcttttgaactttctattcatctgtgaatcctgaaaaataaaatgcatcacagtttccacaaaaatgttgtgcagcacaactgtgttcaacattgataataatcagaaatggttcttgagcagcaaatcatcatattagaatgatttctgaagatcatgtgacactgaagactggagtaatgatgctgaaaatacagctgcgcatcacagaaataaattacactttaacagagattcacacagaaaacagctgttttaaattgtaataatatttcagaatattactgaatttttactgtatttttgatcaaacagacAATGCTTGATAAACAGAaaaggcttctttaaaaaaaaaaacattaaaaatcttaatgatcacaaatttttgaatggcagtgcatatatatatatatatatatataattttaattcatgttatttatattgatatttatcaatttttatagtttattatagttAAAGAAAACTACAACCATCAAAAAAATTATGACTTGAAATAagataaatgttaactgaaataaaatagaatatattcatCATTTACATACATCACATACATCATTTCTTATttgtgtttagtttaacttgaagtactaaaataactaaaactatataaactaaaacttatgaataaatattaataaagaaaatgtagtcatatatacaaaaacactacaaaattactaaaactttaactaaaataagtgtaaaacttattaaataaagtgcattgtttgtatattttattaaatgaattgatattttgtttgtttatttatttttcatatattttttatatttttaaaactttatcatatattttaaattaattttacacacacacataactaaatgtaaattttcaatCTTCTGTTGACTTCATAATCTAACGATTGAGctctttaaacacattaaacaattgttattttttcattgcagCTATATTAGTTTGAGCTCATCTAagagtgttttctgcaggtttCCCAGTGATCCCTGCTGTGCTGCACGCTGTGGCCCGTCTGCTCTTCCACGACGACAGGTTAACAGCACATTTCTGGATTTCACATTCAAACGTTCACTTTTCAAACCTGAAATGCCTAAATATGTGATATTTACTCCAGGTGTTGGATCATGAACATAAAGCTGCTGTACATCACACACGGCCCGATACACGTCGCTCTGCTGGTgagcttcatcatcatcatcatcagtgttggggaaagttgcttttaaatgtaaaacattatagTATTGCGTTTAGCTTAAGGTGCGCCTAAACGGTCAAATAGATACAAAAATGCTTGGTGATTATTCACATAAACCCTTGTcggttttgtcttaagtgaacgtaaacagttgagaatgaaaatacatgAATAAGTAGTTAAATTGGATCCGtgtagctcttaaagtgacagcagcctaatgtTCCTGCTGcttcatattaatcaaacaacaaaagacagagagaaaatcactcactgctcttcacTGAAGGACTttagtagctttaataagaaaagaaaaaagaaagtttaattatttttaattcaattgttAAATTTTTGTAGTAGGCTGTTAGCTGAATACTTTAGACTTgcactgtttgtttcatttgtatctctttttttcgtatttgtccttgttttttttattgctgacgttttattttgtagtttttttttttttttttttaacatttatggctttttttgttttggtattattatgttttattgagaatcgtttatgattgtgttattgtgaATTGTGatgattctttttttctgaaattctttaaataaatcactcgtATATAGTTTTGGTCATGTGGCCCACtcataattgtgttaaataatcgtgattacaaaaTACTGACTAAAATAATCATGATTCTGATTTTTTGCCTGATTTTTGTAACTCAGAAATTTTACTGCAAATTCAAAAGTAATGGGTTACTTTAcaagttacttgaaaaagtaatctgattacataactcgcaTTAGTGGTAATTTGTAACTCAGAAATTTTACTGCAAATTCAAAAGTAATGGGTTATTTTTCGCATTAGTGGTAATGTAGTGAGAGACCTACCCGTAGGGGTGGGTAACGATGGGCGATTTTAAACAAAATCCTAATATTAAACAGCCCAAACACTTATAGAtgaacatacatttacatttatcaggacacttttatccaaagtgatttacagtgcattcagggtaacatattttacctaacatgtgttccctggaaatcgaacccacaaccttttgtatTGCtgacacaatgctctaccactgagccacaggaacactagaacatacaaattaataaaGACAGAGTTATATGAGAAcgaatatatatatttgtgcttttgtaatttcagctcaataatatttttttctttaattttatttttttttattttaaggggattttattttattattttaattaccatTTATCATCTGCAATATCAGGGTGTTAACTTTTGGTTggttttttggccttttttttaatactgttaatgtaaatattttgctgTTTGGTGAGGAGTTAGGACTTAAGGCACGTTTAATTTTAATTGGTTATTAAAGACCACATTTAgtaaaagttaaaatttaaatgttgatttgaagtgtcagtAATTATTATTGTAGTCAAATCTGGACATAGAGAAAGCATTTTGTTGGGCTTCTCATACTAGGTACAGCGTGATCAGCACCACCAACACCGATCTTCAGTCCCTCTGTGTGTAATCTGACCCGATGTCTCTCTCCACCCGACAGGTGAACCTGTTCTTCCTGCTGAACATCGTGCGGGTGTTGATCACCAAACTGCGGGTCACTCACCGCACCGAGACCAATGTCTACATGAAGGTGGTTCGTGCCACCATCATCCTGGTTCCTCTGCTGGGCGCTCAGTTCATCCTGGTGCCGCTGGAGCCCAGCGGACGCGTCTCGCTGGCCGTCTACGAGCTCTTCATGAACATCTTTGTGCATTACCAGGTAATGAAACAATCGGTCAAAAATTCATTACAGACATTAGCATCAtcagtgttgtgtttctgtaactaattaaataaatgcctGCTTAAGCGCTTTCCACAGCATGTTTAATATCACTAGCATAAGAAGTGCTGGTATtgcattttaagtgttttattaaacAGATGCATTTCTTTCAGACCTGTATGACTgtacagcagtgttattttagtgttatcaataaaatattatatggtcattccgtgtcaaatcaaccaaactTCAGAAacttttgtcaatatttttttctgaagaacgaTGAACGTGTATAATAATggaagccaaaatattaaatgtcacagaTTAATATTTATGGAGTAATCCACTGTTTTTATGGTCGGGgtcaaaatgacagttttattaaaacaggggtaaaatgacttcagaaagctGGCAGCATCAATATagtatttttacacagagattggtcgCTTTATTAGTAACTTCTGTTGACTTTAGCGATCTGTGTTGCATAATACATCAGTGGTGACAGTTCCGAAATgggaaaaaacactttttaaaaaaaagacggTATCGCAAACACAcgactgaaacacaaaataaaagcagcgttgcaaataaataactatagccatgcaaaatatgtattgcaaaatcattgcttttgctctgtttaatttatattttgcagttctttatttttgtttgcaaaaagcacatttattttttgctcacatttacatttacaaaactttattttcttttgcaatacttcaattatttttatgaatatatgtgGTATTGAATTGACTCCAtatgtttccaccactgaataaaaaaaataataatttaaaaaagaaaatagcttttctcacaattctaactttttttcctcgcaattcagatgttaatttgtatttaaactcataagtcagaattgtgagatgaaaattttaaagaacctttttttttatcccatgacACTTTTCAATTCAATCGACTTTCatattcagttaaagtttattttatttcaaattacaaaaatctttCTAATGGTTTTGATTTCAGTAAGAATAGTAAGCTGGTCTAACAGTGTGTTTTTGAGcgtttgtgttgtgtttctgcAGGGTCTCCTGGTGGCCGTTATCTTCTGCTTCTGTAATGGAGAGGTAtgacttaattatttcattaattaataattaatacttcaGTAATTAACCtcattaatctttattaaagcaCTTTAGAGGAGCATAAACTCTTGAGGATTGTAGTGGCCCGCTATTTACTATAAAAGAAACTAGCATGCAGTATGTTTTTCACTTAATAAATAAACGGTGACTTTGAACCccaaatttaaacaatatttttttaaatgcctatCCCTAGCAATTTCAGAGTAAAAATAGTTTCTttactgcttttttttcagtgtattattgTTTGCAATTGTTGCATagtgtttcagtatttttatttatttctttttacctttttgaTGTATTGTTTATGAGTATAAATGCTACAACCAAATTGCCTTCGGGAAAAAGACACACTgaacttatatttaatataatatccTATACATATCATATACATTCTATACATC contains:
- the calcrl2 gene encoding calcitonin gene-related peptide type 1 receptor, giving the protein MWCEGDVGAVLCVTCLCFTCKPRSDPGPYCNRTWDGWLCWGDSAPGTAVQLCPAYFQDFDPTEKVTKVCDSDGQWFRHPESNRLWSNYTQCSAYTKQKLKLTLVNYYLAMVGHVLSIISLLISICIFSYFKCLSCQRITLHKNMFTSFILNSFATIGWFYFVIGDQTRTDSSQIGCKLLASIMHYTSCSNYFWMLCEGIYLHTLIIVAVFVGEQQLGWYYVLGWGFPVIPAVLHAVARLLFHDDRCWIMNIKLLYITHGPIHVALLVNLFFLLNIVRVLITKLRVTHRTETNVYMKVVRATIILVPLLGAQFILVPLEPSGRVSLAVYELFMNIFVHYQGLLVAVIFCFCNGEVQSALRRKFAQYRGQRKRLVTTDSHCNYHTNSSFTETSRVTISLEHGPANTSDTAHALNSQSNGKRCSSDVLESTEI